The proteins below are encoded in one region of Ostrea edulis chromosome 3, xbOstEdul1.1, whole genome shotgun sequence:
- the LOC125676921 gene encoding uncharacterized protein LOC125676921 isoform X2 yields MANSKGREHLELFPCSVYASPGSYVALKTTLSPFNNTAIFTWTRCVNNIFKKLDTGSSKYHECICQKDTPSLVINDIEPDDEGQYRVEVTIPNKNIHSNVVSIFVLGDENTLSDEDLNLLRYRECLPIAQEALRCFFDSWVPPNSLTSHLATYKQKLVHTAPWRCTPDQEKVLYPGQGAIVKSEQFDIPLLYKLLRNTTSLPTPRGTWKSDPPISYINPEDDVQRIHLYRNRVCHSSSIVGLSGEKFEERWMDLTMAMDRLCKGTLRKRICQLRHRKFESKKTLTEEKYNRKDKVNDPISKTMIKWHDDDKYFCKDIRFVEHAKDVIRKSNMVIIIGSNGAGKTATARHCALNLQGEGWNVFPILDVGEIMQHHDANAKQIFVLDDPIGILCLNNRKAEYMKAHLKDMFSDFKNEKHKLVITCRKVVYNEAKFYHSFDNFSVVDLENEKYSLNMQEKLRMLQIYSIDSLVDQSSLDKIKFMFPLLCYLVFRDKDNLLNSEESNVHLAPHEYLLKQLDTMKHDEDTKLSYVSLVFLMLLNNSLTDHDLRHKASLLGLVAQRCAVKTSFSAEIMKKLKLLENTYVVKTEFGYEFQHDSIFEIVAYHFGQENQDLIIKYLSMEYLCNNTDTQCIGKNEMCLIIQEKNFNDLAQRLFAELEKLHPQRDDNTIKHVFHHKCWSNSTFITCVLNQFKAKPLWEKFTKFHEINQSKANENLLDSLKTDPLELDFPVERYAKNPIYWAKRSGEQKRFRFIDWIVCNGHLPFLEELISKRGKKINNPKSFLWLAIYSARKDVLDFILKYISNNNNRSTESVSECVNEAGKSLYTPLTLACSMNAMDVVKYLVENGAQVDKYDLNKRHPLCISIKKKYTAILEYLLKESPLIRSNDNGLPSPFDFALDTGSDILKILLENCHPESTSNDRKTPLHYAVKKCFYETVDRLIANGAKINAKDTIGQTALLLACKKSCAKANNGVVFLSKIIVQTLVENGADVNVCDVNKESPLLVAIRNENKELIRYLLKRHPKVHVGNDTENSGILKLLLENCHHDSTLHGGKTPLHLAVENNFRKIVRDLIARGANINATNKTGQTALHIACRLNNVEIARYLIFENCNTNVKDWQNKIPLHLACQSGNLSLTMLLYNEDAGKCRDVFQKIPRDYVRSHAIQKFLQQKGSDY; encoded by the exons ATGGCAAATTCAAAAG GACGGGAACATCTTGAACTCTTTCCATGCTCCGTATATGCGAGCCCAGGAAGCTATGTCGCATTGAAGACAACTCTTTCTCCTTTCAACAACACTGCAATATTCACGTGGACACGTTGTGTcaacaacatttttaaaaaactggaCACAGGTTCTTCAAAATATCATGAATGTATATGTCAAAAAGATACGCCTTCCCTTGTTATAAATGATATTGAGCCTGATGATGAAGGCCAGTATCGAGTAGAAGTGACCATTCCAAATAAGAATATCCACAGCAACGTTGTGTCCATTTTTGTCCTTGGAG ATGAAAATACTTTATCTGACGAAGATTTGAATTTGCTGCGGTACAGAGAATGTCTGCCCATTGCACAGGAAGCCTTGCGGTGTTTTTTTGATAGTTGGGTTCCTCCAAATAGTCTTACTAGCCACCTTGCCACATACAAACAGAAGCTGGTCCATACAGCACCGTGGAGATGTACTCCAGATCAAGAAAAAGTTTTATATCCAG GTCAGGGAGCTATTGTTAAGTCCGAACAATTTGATATTCCACTTTTATATAAACTTCTACGGAACACAACAAGCTTACCCACACCAAGAGGTACCTGGAAAAGTGACCCTCCAATATCTTATATAAATCCGGAGGATGATGTTCAGAGAATCCATCTTTACCGGAATCGGGTGTGCCATTCTAGCAGCATCGTGGGCCTGTCGGGTGAGAAGTTTGAGGAAAGATGGATGGATCTTACCATG GCTATGGATAGACTATGTAAAGGGACATTACGGAAGCGGATATGTCAGTTGCGACATAGAAAATTTGAGTCGAAAAAAACGTTAACAGAAGAGAAATACAATCGAAAGGACAAAGTAAACG ACCCTATATCAAAAACCATGATAAAATGGCATGATGATGACAAGTATTTTTGTAAAGATATTAGATTCGTCGAACATGCAAAAGATGTTATAAGAAAGAGCAACATGGTGATAATCATCGGAAGCAACGGGGCGGGGAAAACTGCAACTGCAAGACATTGCGCCTTAAATCTTCAAGGAGAAGGATGGAACGTTTTCCCAATTCTGGATGTAGGGGAAATCATGCAGCACCATGACGCTAATGCTAAgcaaatttttgttttggatGACCCTATAGGAATACTGTGTTTAAACAACAGGAAAGCAGAATATATGAAAGCACATCTGAAAGATATGttttcagattttaaaaatgaaaaacataaattGGTCATAACGTGCCGAAAAGTGGTGTACAATGAAGCTAAATTTTATCACTCATTTGACAATTTTAGTGTTGTTGATCTGGAAAATGAGAAGTATAGCTTGAACATGCAAGAAAAACTTAGAATGTTACAGATATACAGCATCGACAGTTTAGTAGATCAGTCCTCTCTAGACAAGATTAAGTTTATGTTTCCTTTATTGTGCTATCTTGTATTTAGAGACAAAGATAATCTGCTCAATTCTGAGGAATCAAACGTACATTTAGCGCCCCATGAGTATCTTCTTAAGCAACTTGACACCATGAAACACGATGAGGATACAAAATTGTCATACGTCTCACTTGTATTTCTGATGTTGCTAAACAATAGCCTCACAGATCATGACCTACGGCATAAAGCATCTCTGCTTGGACTAGTCGCTCAACGATGTGCCGTCAAAACTTCTTTCTCTGCCGAAATAATGAAGAAACTAAAGCTATTGGAAAATACATATGTAGTGAAGACAGAATTTGGATATGAATTCCAGCATGATTCTATTTTCGAAATTGTTGCATATCATTTCGGTCAGGAAAATCaagatttaattatcaaatatttgaGCATGGAATATCTATGCAACAATACTGATACACAGTGTATAggtaaaaatgaaatgtgtCTTATAATTCAAGAAAAGAATTTTAATGATCTAGCTCAACGGCTTTTTGCAGAACTAGAAAAACTGCATCCACAAAGGGATGACAATACTATAAAACACGTCTTTCATCATAAATGTTGGAGCAACAGCACATTTATCACCTGTGTATTAAACCAATTCAAGGCAAAACCCCTTTGGGAAAAGTTcacaaaatttcatgaaattaatcaatcaaaagCAAATGAAAATTTACTGGACTCATTGAAAACAGACCCTTTAGAACTTGACTTTCCGGTAGAAAGATACGCCAAAAATCCTATATATTGGGCCAAACGATCAGGGGAGCAAAAACGTTTTAGGTTCATAGACTGGATTGTATGCAACGGACACCTGCCTTTCTTGGAAGAACTAATTTCAAAGAGAGGAAAGAAAATTAATAATCCCAAAAGCTTCCTCTGGTTAGCAATTTACAGCGCGAGGAAGGATGTATTGGACTTCATTCTTAAATACAtcagtaataataataacagaAGTACAGAGTCAGTTTCAGAGTGTGTGAATGAAGCTGGCAAATCGTTATATACACCTTTAACACTTGCCTGCTCGATGAATGCCATGGATGTTGTAAAATATCTAGTAGAGAACGGTGCTCAGGTTGATAAGTATGATCTAAACAAACGACACCCTCTTTGCATTTcgataaagaaaaaatatacagCAATTTTAGAATATCTGTTGAAAGAAAGCCCATTGATACGATCGAATGATAATGGACTTCCGTCGCCGTTCGACTTCGCATTAGACACAGGAAGCGATATTCTGAAAATTTTGTTGGAGAACTGTCACCCTGAATCTACTTCAAATGATAGAAAAACTCCTCTTCATTATGCAGTGAAAAAATGCTTCTATGAAACCGTAGATCGATTGATTGCAAATGGCGCAAAAATAAATGCTAAAGATACTATAGGACAAACAGCCTTGCTTCTTGCATGCAAAAAAAGTTGTGCAAAAGCAAACAATGGAGTTGTTTTCCTGTCAAAAATCATTGTTCAAACTCTTGTTGAAAACGGCGCAGACGTTAATGTTTGTGatgttaataaagaaagtcCGTTACTCGTTGCAATAAGAAACGAAAACAAGGAACTGATTAGGTACTTGTTGAAAAGACACCCCAAAGTACATGTGGGTAACGATACAGAAAACTCTGGCATTCTGAAGCTACTCCTGGAGAACTGTCATCATGACTCCACTCTACATGGTGGAAAAACTCCTCTTCATCTTGCAGTGGAAAACAACTTCCGCAAAATTGTAAGAGATTTGATTGCCAGAGGAGCCAACATCAATGCAACGAACAAAACGGGACAAACAGCTTTGCACATTGCATGTAGACTAAATAATGTTGAAATTGCAAGAtatttaatatttgaaaattgtaacACAAATGTAAAAGACTGGCAGAACAAAATTCCTCTACATTTAGCTTGTCAAAGCGGGAATTTGTCTTTAACCATGCTATTGTATAACGAAGACGCCGGTAAATGTAGAGACGTTTTCCAAAAGATACCGAGAGATTATGTGCGTAGTCATGCGATTCAGAAGTTCTTACAGCAAAAAGGAAGTGATTATTAA
- the LOC125676921 gene encoding uncharacterized protein LOC125676921 isoform X1, which translates to MSISIVNVVVCTVLISFFMLFYIFTSFKFFSYSTRGNMANSKGREHLELFPCSVYASPGSYVALKTTLSPFNNTAIFTWTRCVNNIFKKLDTGSSKYHECICQKDTPSLVINDIEPDDEGQYRVEVTIPNKNIHSNVVSIFVLGDENTLSDEDLNLLRYRECLPIAQEALRCFFDSWVPPNSLTSHLATYKQKLVHTAPWRCTPDQEKVLYPGQGAIVKSEQFDIPLLYKLLRNTTSLPTPRGTWKSDPPISYINPEDDVQRIHLYRNRVCHSSSIVGLSGEKFEERWMDLTMAMDRLCKGTLRKRICQLRHRKFESKKTLTEEKYNRKDKVNDPISKTMIKWHDDDKYFCKDIRFVEHAKDVIRKSNMVIIIGSNGAGKTATARHCALNLQGEGWNVFPILDVGEIMQHHDANAKQIFVLDDPIGILCLNNRKAEYMKAHLKDMFSDFKNEKHKLVITCRKVVYNEAKFYHSFDNFSVVDLENEKYSLNMQEKLRMLQIYSIDSLVDQSSLDKIKFMFPLLCYLVFRDKDNLLNSEESNVHLAPHEYLLKQLDTMKHDEDTKLSYVSLVFLMLLNNSLTDHDLRHKASLLGLVAQRCAVKTSFSAEIMKKLKLLENTYVVKTEFGYEFQHDSIFEIVAYHFGQENQDLIIKYLSMEYLCNNTDTQCIGKNEMCLIIQEKNFNDLAQRLFAELEKLHPQRDDNTIKHVFHHKCWSNSTFITCVLNQFKAKPLWEKFTKFHEINQSKANENLLDSLKTDPLELDFPVERYAKNPIYWAKRSGEQKRFRFIDWIVCNGHLPFLEELISKRGKKINNPKSFLWLAIYSARKDVLDFILKYISNNNNRSTESVSECVNEAGKSLYTPLTLACSMNAMDVVKYLVENGAQVDKYDLNKRHPLCISIKKKYTAILEYLLKESPLIRSNDNGLPSPFDFALDTGSDILKILLENCHPESTSNDRKTPLHYAVKKCFYETVDRLIANGAKINAKDTIGQTALLLACKKSCAKANNGVVFLSKIIVQTLVENGADVNVCDVNKESPLLVAIRNENKELIRYLLKRHPKVHVGNDTENSGILKLLLENCHHDSTLHGGKTPLHLAVENNFRKIVRDLIARGANINATNKTGQTALHIACRLNNVEIARYLIFENCNTNVKDWQNKIPLHLACQSGNLSLTMLLYNEDAGKCRDVFQKIPRDYVRSHAIQKFLQQKGSDY; encoded by the exons ATGTCAATATCAATAGTAAATGTTGTCGTTTGTAcagttttgatttctttttttatgttattttatatttttacatcttttaaatttttttcttataGTACAAGAGGAAACATGGCAAATTCAAAAG GACGGGAACATCTTGAACTCTTTCCATGCTCCGTATATGCGAGCCCAGGAAGCTATGTCGCATTGAAGACAACTCTTTCTCCTTTCAACAACACTGCAATATTCACGTGGACACGTTGTGTcaacaacatttttaaaaaactggaCACAGGTTCTTCAAAATATCATGAATGTATATGTCAAAAAGATACGCCTTCCCTTGTTATAAATGATATTGAGCCTGATGATGAAGGCCAGTATCGAGTAGAAGTGACCATTCCAAATAAGAATATCCACAGCAACGTTGTGTCCATTTTTGTCCTTGGAG ATGAAAATACTTTATCTGACGAAGATTTGAATTTGCTGCGGTACAGAGAATGTCTGCCCATTGCACAGGAAGCCTTGCGGTGTTTTTTTGATAGTTGGGTTCCTCCAAATAGTCTTACTAGCCACCTTGCCACATACAAACAGAAGCTGGTCCATACAGCACCGTGGAGATGTACTCCAGATCAAGAAAAAGTTTTATATCCAG GTCAGGGAGCTATTGTTAAGTCCGAACAATTTGATATTCCACTTTTATATAAACTTCTACGGAACACAACAAGCTTACCCACACCAAGAGGTACCTGGAAAAGTGACCCTCCAATATCTTATATAAATCCGGAGGATGATGTTCAGAGAATCCATCTTTACCGGAATCGGGTGTGCCATTCTAGCAGCATCGTGGGCCTGTCGGGTGAGAAGTTTGAGGAAAGATGGATGGATCTTACCATG GCTATGGATAGACTATGTAAAGGGACATTACGGAAGCGGATATGTCAGTTGCGACATAGAAAATTTGAGTCGAAAAAAACGTTAACAGAAGAGAAATACAATCGAAAGGACAAAGTAAACG ACCCTATATCAAAAACCATGATAAAATGGCATGATGATGACAAGTATTTTTGTAAAGATATTAGATTCGTCGAACATGCAAAAGATGTTATAAGAAAGAGCAACATGGTGATAATCATCGGAAGCAACGGGGCGGGGAAAACTGCAACTGCAAGACATTGCGCCTTAAATCTTCAAGGAGAAGGATGGAACGTTTTCCCAATTCTGGATGTAGGGGAAATCATGCAGCACCATGACGCTAATGCTAAgcaaatttttgttttggatGACCCTATAGGAATACTGTGTTTAAACAACAGGAAAGCAGAATATATGAAAGCACATCTGAAAGATATGttttcagattttaaaaatgaaaaacataaattGGTCATAACGTGCCGAAAAGTGGTGTACAATGAAGCTAAATTTTATCACTCATTTGACAATTTTAGTGTTGTTGATCTGGAAAATGAGAAGTATAGCTTGAACATGCAAGAAAAACTTAGAATGTTACAGATATACAGCATCGACAGTTTAGTAGATCAGTCCTCTCTAGACAAGATTAAGTTTATGTTTCCTTTATTGTGCTATCTTGTATTTAGAGACAAAGATAATCTGCTCAATTCTGAGGAATCAAACGTACATTTAGCGCCCCATGAGTATCTTCTTAAGCAACTTGACACCATGAAACACGATGAGGATACAAAATTGTCATACGTCTCACTTGTATTTCTGATGTTGCTAAACAATAGCCTCACAGATCATGACCTACGGCATAAAGCATCTCTGCTTGGACTAGTCGCTCAACGATGTGCCGTCAAAACTTCTTTCTCTGCCGAAATAATGAAGAAACTAAAGCTATTGGAAAATACATATGTAGTGAAGACAGAATTTGGATATGAATTCCAGCATGATTCTATTTTCGAAATTGTTGCATATCATTTCGGTCAGGAAAATCaagatttaattatcaaatatttgaGCATGGAATATCTATGCAACAATACTGATACACAGTGTATAggtaaaaatgaaatgtgtCTTATAATTCAAGAAAAGAATTTTAATGATCTAGCTCAACGGCTTTTTGCAGAACTAGAAAAACTGCATCCACAAAGGGATGACAATACTATAAAACACGTCTTTCATCATAAATGTTGGAGCAACAGCACATTTATCACCTGTGTATTAAACCAATTCAAGGCAAAACCCCTTTGGGAAAAGTTcacaaaatttcatgaaattaatcaatcaaaagCAAATGAAAATTTACTGGACTCATTGAAAACAGACCCTTTAGAACTTGACTTTCCGGTAGAAAGATACGCCAAAAATCCTATATATTGGGCCAAACGATCAGGGGAGCAAAAACGTTTTAGGTTCATAGACTGGATTGTATGCAACGGACACCTGCCTTTCTTGGAAGAACTAATTTCAAAGAGAGGAAAGAAAATTAATAATCCCAAAAGCTTCCTCTGGTTAGCAATTTACAGCGCGAGGAAGGATGTATTGGACTTCATTCTTAAATACAtcagtaataataataacagaAGTACAGAGTCAGTTTCAGAGTGTGTGAATGAAGCTGGCAAATCGTTATATACACCTTTAACACTTGCCTGCTCGATGAATGCCATGGATGTTGTAAAATATCTAGTAGAGAACGGTGCTCAGGTTGATAAGTATGATCTAAACAAACGACACCCTCTTTGCATTTcgataaagaaaaaatatacagCAATTTTAGAATATCTGTTGAAAGAAAGCCCATTGATACGATCGAATGATAATGGACTTCCGTCGCCGTTCGACTTCGCATTAGACACAGGAAGCGATATTCTGAAAATTTTGTTGGAGAACTGTCACCCTGAATCTACTTCAAATGATAGAAAAACTCCTCTTCATTATGCAGTGAAAAAATGCTTCTATGAAACCGTAGATCGATTGATTGCAAATGGCGCAAAAATAAATGCTAAAGATACTATAGGACAAACAGCCTTGCTTCTTGCATGCAAAAAAAGTTGTGCAAAAGCAAACAATGGAGTTGTTTTCCTGTCAAAAATCATTGTTCAAACTCTTGTTGAAAACGGCGCAGACGTTAATGTTTGTGatgttaataaagaaagtcCGTTACTCGTTGCAATAAGAAACGAAAACAAGGAACTGATTAGGTACTTGTTGAAAAGACACCCCAAAGTACATGTGGGTAACGATACAGAAAACTCTGGCATTCTGAAGCTACTCCTGGAGAACTGTCATCATGACTCCACTCTACATGGTGGAAAAACTCCTCTTCATCTTGCAGTGGAAAACAACTTCCGCAAAATTGTAAGAGATTTGATTGCCAGAGGAGCCAACATCAATGCAACGAACAAAACGGGACAAACAGCTTTGCACATTGCATGTAGACTAAATAATGTTGAAATTGCAAGAtatttaatatttgaaaattgtaacACAAATGTAAAAGACTGGCAGAACAAAATTCCTCTACATTTAGCTTGTCAAAGCGGGAATTTGTCTTTAACCATGCTATTGTATAACGAAGACGCCGGTAAATGTAGAGACGTTTTCCAAAAGATACCGAGAGATTATGTGCGTAGTCATGCGATTCAGAAGTTCTTACAGCAAAAAGGAAGTGATTATTAA